One window from the genome of Tolypothrix sp. NIES-4075 encodes:
- a CDS encoding ATP-binding cassette domain-containing protein has translation MPQNNQIAVEFRNVTFSRNNRPLVSNLNFTIRQGEALVLLGRSGSGKTTTMKLINRLFIPTQGEVLFDGIPTTQWNEIKLRRKIGYVIQETGLFPHFTVERNVGLVPSLENWKSKQIKTRVNELLQLVGLNPEEFAQRYPHELSGGQRQRVGVARALAADPPVLMMDEPFGALDPITRLELQQEFRKLQQELGKTVVFVTHDIQEAFVLASRIGLMYGGELVVLDTPAEFRRSPHPEALAFLECLRTLETFSKDSL, from the coding sequence ATGCCGCAAAATAACCAAATCGCTGTCGAATTCCGCAATGTCACCTTTAGCCGCAATAATCGTCCTTTAGTATCAAATCTCAACTTCACCATCCGTCAAGGAGAGGCACTGGTATTACTTGGACGCAGTGGTAGCGGCAAAACTACAACGATGAAATTAATTAATCGCCTGTTTATACCGACACAAGGCGAAGTTTTATTTGATGGCATTCCCACAACTCAATGGAATGAAATTAAACTGCGGCGCAAAATTGGTTATGTAATTCAAGAAACTGGTTTATTTCCCCATTTCACTGTTGAACGTAATGTGGGTTTAGTTCCTTCTTTGGAAAATTGGAAATCAAAACAAATTAAAACGCGAGTTAATGAATTGTTGCAATTAGTCGGTTTAAATCCCGAAGAATTCGCCCAAAGATATCCTCATGAACTTTCGGGAGGACAAAGGCAAAGGGTGGGTGTAGCGAGGGCGCTAGCAGCCGATCCGCCCGTTTTAATGATGGATGAACCCTTTGGCGCACTCGATCCAATTACACGTTTAGAATTACAACAAGAATTTAGAAAGTTACAGCAAGAATTAGGTAAAACAGTTGTTTTTGTCACGCATGATATTCAAGAAGCTTTTGTTTTAGCATCAAGAATTGGTTTAATGTATGGAGGAGAATTGGTAGTATTAGATACGCCAGCAGAATTTAGGCGATCGCCTCATCCAGAAGCTCTTGCCTTTCTCGAATGTCTGCGTACCCTAGAAACTTTCTCCAAAGACAGTTTATGA
- a CDS encoding type II toxin-antitoxin system VapC family toxin, translating to MTYHPVILIDTSILVAYYDSTDEYHRQVRGFFASCTSELLTTVGCVTEVMWLLAPNWQLQNNFLSAVANNIYKCEPLLVEDFARIAELNSQYASLPGDFADLSLVAVSERLNISAIATLDKDFDIYRRYRRQPFERVFLPQ from the coding sequence ATGACTTATCACCCTGTTATTCTTATAGATACATCAATATTAGTCGCTTATTACGATTCGACAGATGAATATCACAGACAAGTGCGTGGCTTTTTTGCTAGTTGTACCAGTGAGCTATTAACTACAGTTGGTTGTGTTACCGAGGTAATGTGGTTATTAGCTCCTAACTGGCAATTGCAAAATAACTTTTTATCTGCTGTTGCTAATAATATCTACAAATGTGAGCCGCTATTAGTAGAAGATTTTGCACGTATCGCCGAACTCAATTCTCAGTACGCTAGTTTACCAGGAGATTTTGCCGATTTGTCATTAGTCGCGGTTTCTGAACGTTTGAATATTAGTGCGATCGCCACTCTTGATAAAGACTTCGACATTTATCGTCGCTATCGTCGCCAACCATTTGAGCGCGTATTTTTACCGCAGTAA
- a CDS encoding tetratricopeptide repeat protein, which yields MSDSLPLRDRYLALIDEIVQTTLKGKISSVEQVYQMLLKGVSSGTGEVFELALSDRLAAAQSLVDSEKDELKKAKATRSLRAIKTIENQWQRTQEQNKANNAIASAVQEITKESGDRLAALLRVIDPNRKYPLNLQQLQQLAKSLQQVSENQEILQLSEGITRGLTSWQRLSDNLLGWMYEQNRSSIGFGGVPGENGPWASWEKTVNSPLIQALFHTLAMEQSAIEFAQQQRFITDSDWVELTVVLQYLQRGLVNWFDQQAYNVKAGSKLSISTFLTFAAIWNQLANGFVSITRYSNASSQVLLQILRNFAQRAYFPLYGGIFASFSGSYLRDALDYLDEPLRQAEGTQEKARILTLLGYSQRAMGQYDRSIQFHQEALQIARNAGDRPCEIANLNHLSRTYVACENYTEAINNSQRALILSRQAGDRTGEANALVNLGYSEVMQAQQLKQIEPETYEMAINYLQQGLKLSEQLGDIQSKALCVSSLGIAYLVTEQPQIAIKHLEDGFNTAQTSGDLYLQGLNLANLAEANYSMANFTRAIYTGCLGMYLLNQIASREWRKPAALLTILQGQMGAEAFNNALQQHRPKIIAVIGVDGYDYIPQLLEEYKQSM from the coding sequence TTCGGGGACGGGGGAAGTTTTTGAGTTAGCTTTGAGCGATCGCCTCGCTGCCGCCCAAAGCTTGGTAGACTCAGAAAAAGATGAACTGAAAAAAGCGAAAGCTACCCGCAGCTTAAGAGCAATCAAGACGATTGAAAATCAATGGCAACGCACGCAAGAGCAAAATAAAGCTAACAATGCGATCGCCTCCGCAGTTCAAGAAATTACTAAAGAATCAGGCGATCGGCTTGCGGCATTATTGCGCGTCATTGACCCGAACCGAAAGTATCCCCTAAATTTACAACAACTTCAGCAGTTAGCAAAATCCCTACAGCAGGTATCTGAAAATCAAGAAATTCTGCAACTATCTGAAGGTATCACCCGTGGTTTAACATCTTGGCAACGACTTTCTGATAATTTGCTCGGCTGGATGTATGAACAAAACCGCTCATCAATCGGATTTGGTGGTGTACCCGGTGAAAATGGTCCTTGGGCAAGTTGGGAAAAGACAGTTAATAGCCCTTTAATTCAAGCACTGTTTCACACCCTGGCAATGGAACAGTCGGCGATTGAATTTGCCCAACAGCAGCGCTTTATTACTGATAGCGACTGGGTGGAATTAACAGTGGTTTTGCAATACTTGCAACGCGGGTTGGTTAACTGGTTTGACCAACAAGCTTACAACGTCAAAGCCGGTTCAAAGTTATCTATTTCAACTTTTTTGACATTTGCCGCGATTTGGAATCAGTTAGCAAATGGCTTTGTTAGTATAACCCGTTATAGCAATGCTTCTTCGCAAGTGTTGTTACAAATTTTGCGAAACTTTGCCCAGCGTGCGTACTTTCCCTTATACGGCGGAATTTTCGCTTCATTTTCGGGAAGTTATTTACGAGATGCTTTAGATTATTTAGATGAACCGCTGCGACAAGCGGAGGGAACTCAAGAAAAAGCGCGAATTTTGACGCTTTTAGGGTATTCACAGCGAGCAATGGGACAATACGATCGCTCAATTCAGTTTCATCAAGAGGCATTGCAGATAGCGAGAAATGCAGGCGATCGCCCTTGTGAAATAGCCAATCTCAATCATCTCAGCCGTACTTACGTGGCATGTGAGAATTATACCGAGGCGATTAACAACAGTCAACGGGCATTGATACTCAGCAGACAAGCAGGAGACAGAACAGGAGAAGCCAACGCGCTAGTAAATTTAGGCTACAGCGAAGTTATGCAAGCGCAGCAGCTCAAACAAATTGAACCAGAAACCTATGAAATGGCAATTAACTATTTGCAACAAGGCTTAAAGTTGTCAGAACAATTAGGCGATATTCAAAGTAAAGCATTGTGTGTCAGCAGCTTAGGAATAGCCTACTTAGTAACTGAACAACCGCAAATCGCCATCAAACATTTAGAAGACGGTTTTAACACAGCCCAAACATCCGGTGATTTATATTTGCAAGGTTTAAATTTAGCGAATTTAGCCGAAGCCAATTATAGCATGGCAAATTTTACCAGAGCAATTTACACAGGTTGTTTGGGAATGTATTTGCTCAATCAAATTGCTTCGCGAGAGTGGCGAAAACCAGCCGCGTTACTGACAATTTTGCAAGGACAAATGGGTGCAGAAGCTTTTAATAATGCATTGCAACAACACCGCCCAAAAATCATCGCTGTAATTGGCGTAGATGGATATGATTACATACCGCAACTGTTGGAAGAATACAAACAAAGTATGTAG